The DNA sequence CCTGTTAGATGGTAAAAAAGTTAACCTGAACAGCGATACTTTAGTGATTGCCGACAGCCAAAAAGCATTGGCAATAGCGGGTATTTTTGGCGGTCTAGACTCAGGTGTTTCCAAAGGTACAACGAATATTTTCTTGGAAAGTGCTTTCTTTGCGCCGCTTGCGATTGCTGGGCGAGCACGTTCTTATGGTTTGCATACCGATGCTTCTCACCGTTACGAGCGTGGTGTTGATCCTGTATTGCAAACTAAAGCGATGGAGCGGGCAACGCAATTGTTAGTGTCTATTTGTGGTGGTGAAGTTGGCCCGATTACAGAGGCATACAGTGATCAGCATATTCCCACGCAAGCGACCATTACATTACGTCGTAGTAAACTGGACCGTTTGATTGGTATTTCTATTGACTCGGATCGTGTTACCACTATCTTGACTCAATTAGGTTGTGACGTTAACCTGACCACCGAAGGTTGGGACATTATTGCACCAAGCTACCGTTTTGATATGGAAATTGAAGAAGATCTTATCGAAGAGGTTGCACGGGTTTACGGTTACGACAATATTCCTAATGTCGCACCCTTAGCGTCATTAATTATGGCCAGTCACAATGAAGCAAGATTAAAACTGTCTAAAGTCCGTGATGTATTAGTGGGTCGTGAATACCAGGAAGCAATCACTTATAGCTTTGTTGATCCGGACAAACAGCTGAAATTGCATCCCGAAGCAGATGCATTAATTTTACCCAATCCTATCTCTAAAGATATGTCAGCCATGCGCGTCAGTCTATGGACAGGGTTATTAGAGAGTGTTTCAAAAAATCAGAAACGTCAACAAAATCGTGTGCGTTTATTTGAGACGGGGCTGCGTTTTACAAAAGATGAAAATGCTGAAAATGGTATTCGTCAGGAAGAGATGCTGTCAGCTGTTATTGTCGGTGATTTAAATGATGAACATTGGGATATTGCAACCCGTCCGGTTGATTTTTTTGACCTGAAAGCGGATCTGCAAGCGTTATTGGACTTATGTGCTGACGCGTCCAGTTTTGAGTTTAAAGCAGAGCAACATAGTGCGCTGCATCCCGGCCAGTCTGCCGGAATCTATCGTGATGGTAAAAATATTGGTTATATTGGTACTTTACATCCCAGTTTAAGCAAACCCTTTGCGCTTAATGGCAGCGTGATTGTGTTTGAAATTGAACTGGCCCATATCAGCACCCGTAAATTGCCCTCTGCTGGCGACATCTCCAAGTACCCGGCTAATCATCGTGATCTGGCATTTGTGGTAGACGAACAATTAAATGCAGGTAACATACTAAAATTTATAGAAGAAATTGGCGGAACCCAATTAGTTGGCATAAACTTATTTGACGTATACCAAGGGCAAGGCGTTGAAAAGGGTAAGAAAAGTTTAGCGATAGGCTTGATCTTACAAGATACTACACGCACCTTGGAAGAACAGGAGATTGCTGACAATGTAACGAAAATTGTTGAAGCGGTTTCTAACAAGTTTAATGCATCATTGAGAGATTAATTTATGGCACTGACTAAAGCTGAAATAGCAGCAGATTTATCGGTAAAAATCGGTTTAAGCAAACGCGAAGCAAAAGAGTTTGTTGAATCTTTTTTTGAAGAAATTAAAGCAACACTGGAAAACGGAGAAGCGGTAAAAATCTCGGGTTTTGGTGGCTTTGAATTAAAAGATAAAAGTGAGCGTCCAGGTCGAAATCCTAAAACTGGCGAAGATATTCCCATTGCTGCTCGTCGAGTTGTGACCTTTCGGGCAGGACAGAAACTAAAAGAATTGGTAGAAAAAAATATGCCTGATACAGAGGTATAATTTTACTGAAGATAAAAAAGTCGCTTTTGTGGCTTTTTTATCTTCATTCTATGCGTGTTAAAACAGAGGCTAGCCAGAGAGTACACTCTCTTTTAGTCTAGGTTGATCAGATCCTGCTATTTACCATTCCTTCCTATTTTTTTATTATTGCAGCCAATACCCTTTTTTCCCCCATTTTTCCTGCGTCTAAATAGTTAACCTCATGAATGGAATTGGTTCAAAGTTATGAACTATCTTACAATTTCATATTTTTAATTCAGGTATAATTGACAGTCATTATTAAGTCCAATTGTATTGCGAAATTGTTCAATCATACTCATCTGTTTAACATTGAGATCTGTTTTTTGAAGTGCGACTTCAGTCGTGCCGAGGTATAACGCGATTAGTAGCATTAGCAAACTTCCAAATATAAAAACAGATCCTCAGTTTTATAGGTTAAAAATAGGTTGAGTCATTCTAAATAAGCGGATAGCAAGCTAGAGAGGTGTTTTTTGTCATTCCATCAATATAAAAAAATAGTCGTGTTAACCGGTGCCGGCGTATCCGCCGAATCTGGTATTCAAACCTTTCGAGATACGGATGGCCTATGGGAAAACCACAAATTAGAGGATGTAGCAACCGTAGAGGGTTATAAAAAAGATCCGGAATTGGTACTGGAGTTTTATAATCAACGTCGTCGAGATTTCTGTTCAGGGCATAAAAAACCTAATGCTGCTCATTTAGCCTTAGCAGAATTAGAAGAGAAGTTTGATGGTGAGTTTTTACTGGTAACACAAAATATAGATAATTTACATGAGCAGGCAGGCTCTAAAAATATCATTCATATGCACGGAGAACTATT is a window from the Psychromonas ingrahamii 37 genome containing:
- the pheT gene encoding phenylalanine--tRNA ligase subunit beta → MKFSEAWLREWVNPEITRDALIHQITMAGLEVDEVIPVAGKFTKVIVGEVVECGPHPNADKLQVTKINVGYDQLIDIVCGAKNCRLGLKVAVAVVGAVLPGDFEIKEAELRGQPSSGMLCSESELGMSENSDGILELPQAAPVGTCVHKLLHLDDIIIDVDLTANRADCLGIAGLAREVGVLNSVSVTEPTWENAAVTLSEQVALNVQAPDACPRYLGRVIRGINQQAKTPLWMVEKLRRCGVRSVDAVVDITQYVLLEFGHPMHAFDLDKLEGGIEVRLAQVDEKLTLLDGKKVNLNSDTLVIADSQKALAIAGIFGGLDSGVSKGTTNIFLESAFFAPLAIAGRARSYGLHTDASHRYERGVDPVLQTKAMERATQLLVSICGGEVGPITEAYSDQHIPTQATITLRRSKLDRLIGISIDSDRVTTILTQLGCDVNLTTEGWDIIAPSYRFDMEIEEDLIEEVARVYGYDNIPNVAPLASLIMASHNEARLKLSKVRDVLVGREYQEAITYSFVDPDKQLKLHPEADALILPNPISKDMSAMRVSLWTGLLESVSKNQKRQQNRVRLFETGLRFTKDENAENGIRQEEMLSAVIVGDLNDEHWDIATRPVDFFDLKADLQALLDLCADASSFEFKAEQHSALHPGQSAGIYRDGKNIGYIGTLHPSLSKPFALNGSVIVFEIELAHISTRKLPSAGDISKYPANHRDLAFVVDEQLNAGNILKFIEEIGGTQLVGINLFDVYQGQGVEKGKKSLAIGLILQDTTRTLEEQEIADNVTKIVEAVSNKFNASLRD
- a CDS encoding integration host factor subunit alpha: MALTKAEIAADLSVKIGLSKREAKEFVESFFEEIKATLENGEAVKISGFGGFELKDKSERPGRNPKTGEDIPIAARRVVTFRAGQKLKELVEKNMPDTEV